In the Ascochyta rabiei chromosome 17, complete sequence genome, one interval contains:
- a CDS encoding cytosolic factor, phosphatidylinositol/phosphatidylcholine transfer protein: MAAAPAHELKLDPKYDDYDYPTIAPTAQNGHPGHTTPEQDAQVFQLRTQLEQAGYTKNLDTLTLLRFLRARKFNVELAKAMWIDSEKWRATYAGVGVEELVRTFDYQEKAQVFEYYPQYYHKTDKDGRPVYIEQLGKVDLTALGKITSQERMVQNLVCEYEKMADPRLPACSRKSGYLLETSCSILDLKGVGIAKATSVYGYLQAVSAISQNHYPERLGKMYVINAPWGFSGVFSVVKKFLDPVTSAKIHVLGSGYKAELLAQVPAENLPKAFGGSCECPGGCALSDAGPWQDSQWVKEPKWAKKSDAIDNTALPPPTTGGDVPTGAHAGAHAGAPVDPAHAGVPQTHT, encoded by the exons ATGGCTGCCGCGCCCGCCCACGAGCTCAAGCTCGACCCCAAGTACGACGACTACGACTACCCCACCATCGCCCCTACAGCGCAGAACGGTCACCCCGGCCACACAACGCCCGAGCAAGATGCGCAAGTCTTCCAGCTGCGAACCCAGCTCGAGCAGGCCGGATACACCAAGAACCTCGACACATTGACGCTG CTGCGATTCCTCCGTGCGCGCAAATTCAATGTCGAGCTGGCAAAGGCAAT GTGGATCGACAGCGAGAAGTGGCGGGCAACATATGCcggcgtcggcgtcgagGAGCTCGTGCGCACCTTCGACTACCAGGAAAAGGCACAGGTGTTCGAATACTACCCCCAGTACTACCACAAGACCGACAAG GATGGCCGCCCGGTCTACATTGAGCAGCTCGGCAAGGTCGACCTCACTGCCCTCGGCAAGATCACCAGCCAAGAGCGCATGGTGCAGAACCTCGTCTGCGAGTACGAGAAGATGGCCGACCCGCGTCTGCCCGCCTGTTCGCGCAAGTCTGGCTACCTCCTCGAGACTTCGTGCTCCATCTTGGACCTGAAGGGCGTCGGTATCGCCAAGGCAACCTCCGTCTACGGCTACCTGCAGGCCGTCTCCGCCATTTCCCAGAACCACTACCCCGAGCGCTTGGGCAAGATGTACGTCATCAACGCACCCTGGGGTTTCTCTGGCGTCTTCAGTGTCGTCAAGAAGTTCCTCGACCCCGTTACCAGCGCCAAGATCCACGTTTTGGGCTCCGGATACAAGGCAGAGTTGCTCGCACAGGTCCCTGCCGAGAACCTGCCCAAAGCTTTCGGTGGATCGTGTGAATGCCCTGGTGGCTGTGCGCTGAGCGACGCTGGCCCATGGCAGGACTCGCAGTGGGTCAAGGAGCCCAAGTGGGCCAAGAAGAGCGATGCTATTGACAACACTGCGCTGCCTCCTCCTACCACCGGCGGCGACGTTCCCACTGGGGCTCATGCTGGGGCTCATGCTGGGGCTCCCGTTGACCCTGCACATGCTGGTGTTCCCCAGACGCATACTTAG
- a CDS encoding Poly(A)-specific ribonuclease, whose product MADYSVYQRGAGQTFYPQHTTNIRTLPSRVRSPSTTARIPFSNPDTPSPSRSPGRQQSPQHFGMFNQQHGHQAQHVMMNGRNTHQNYAMQMNLANKTFPHNQNHQHHAQHHQQHQDHTGGAHGGQYNHQHNISSGAMSNAQPHFGQAHLQNGTPNSVHSGLSKPPNEHWAEQLRLAQTAREMTQSHSHARIHPSVSKSVVAGTGSGLSKEPDKEERNRPAVGGAADGKGDHIWTILDFGGQNLKVITPALFNYAFLTKLYVNCNKLSYIPQSIGHLRNLTHLDLSLNNLQYLPPEMGMLVNLKQLLLFDNHLDNLPYELGSLFQLEVLGIEGNPIPDDLKQIIMEHGTSELIKHFRENSQGPEAPSERDWIVLDEIQDPTQETVTALSYNILCDKYCTTAQYGYTPSAALSWENRRETILGELRERNADIVCLQEIDQDSFNEYFREGLAHNDYKGVFWPKSRARTMADREAKLVDGCAIFYKNSKYILLDKQLIDFANTAINRPDMKGEHDIFNRVMPRDDIAVIAFLENRATGSRFIVGNVHVFWNPAFTDVKLVQVAILLEGIKNFANRWAKFPACKDKVVYRFTNGDSEDGKEPDPTQEPGPSMEYSDGTQIPLILCGDFNSLPTSGIYDLITTGSMSNVHDDLGSRKYGNFTRDGISHPFSLRSSYSSIGELSFTNYTPSFVGVLDYIWYSTNTLQVVGLLGDIDKSYLQRVPGFPNYHFPSDHIALYAQYIVKGRKEAKKVSEVDFGPSSNRDRRS is encoded by the exons ATGGCCGATTATTCGGTCTACCAAAGGGGAGCCGGCCAAACATTCTATCCGCAACACACCACAAACATTCGAACCCTTCCCAGCCGCGTGCGCTCTCCCTCTACCACCGCCCGTATACCCTTCAGCAACCCCGACACCCCCTCTCCCTCGCGCTCGCCCGGACGCCAGCAGTCCCCTCAGCATTTCGGCATGTTCAACCAGCAACATGGTCACCAGGCCCAGCACGTCATGATGAACGGGCGCAACACCCACCAAAACTACGCCATGCAGATGAACCTGGCCAACAAGACGTTCCCGCACAACCAGAATCATCAGCACCACGCACAACaccaccagcagcaccaggaCCACACGGGCGGCGCCCATGGCGGACAGTACAACCACCAGCACAACATCTCGAGCGGCGCCATGTCCAACGCGCAGCCCCACTTCGGCCAGGCTCACCTGCAGAACGGCACCCCGAACAGCGTCCACAGCGGGCTCAGCAAGCCGCCAAACGAGCACTGGGCAGAGCAGCTACGGCTCGCGCAAACAGCGCGAGAGATGACGCAGTCACACTCCCACGCCAGGATCCACCCAAGTGTGAGCAAGAGTGTTGTCGCGGGAACGGGCAGTGGCTTGTCAAAAGAGCCAGACAAGGAAGAGCGCAACAGGCCCGCAGTTGGCGGTGCGGCCGATGGCAAAGGAGACCATATCTGGACCATCTTGGACTTTGGTGGCCAGAACCTCAAAGTCATCACGCCTGCGCTGTTCAACTACGCGTTCCTCACGAAGCTTTACGTCAATTGCAACAAGCTCTCGTATATCCCCCAGAGCATCGGACATCTGCGGAACCTCACGCACCTTGATCTGTCCCTCAACAATCTGCAATACCTGCCCCCAGAGATGGGAATGCTCGTCAACTTGAAGCAGCTCCTTCTTTTCGACAACCACCTCGACAACCTCCCATACGAACTTGGCTCTCTATTCCAGTTGGAAGTGCTCGGCATAGAAGGCAACCCAATACCGGACGACCTGAAGCAGATCATTATGGAACACGGAACGTCAGAGCTGATCAAGCACTTCCGAGAAAACTCGCAAGGTCCAGAGGCGCCCTCTGAGCGAGACTGGATCGTACTTGACGAGATCCAAGATCCAACCCAAGAGACTGTCACCGCATTGAGCTACAACATTCTCTGCGACAAGTACTGTACCACCGCCCAGTATGGCTACACGCCCAGTGCAGCGCTTTCGTGGGAGAACCGCCGGGAAACTATTTTGGGCGAACTGCGAGAACGAAATGCGGATATAGTATGTCTGCAGGAAATCGATCAGGACAGTTTCAACGAATACTTCCGCGAAGGCCTGGCCCACAACGACTACAAGGGTGTCTTTTGGCCCAAGTCCCGAGCTCGAACGATGGCAGATAGAGAAGCTAAGCTTGTCGATGGCTGTGCTATCTTCTACAAGAACAGCAA ATACATCTTGTTAGACAAGCAGCTTATCGACTTTGCCAATACTGCCATCAACCGACCGGATATGAAGGGAGAGCACGACATCTTCAACCGTGTCATGCCTCGTGACGACATCGCCGTCATTGCTTTCCTCGAGAACCGTGCTACTGGCTCCAGGTTCATCGTCGGAAACGTCCACGTCTTCTGGAACCCAGCATTCACCGACGTCAAGCTCGTGCAAGTTGCCATCTTGCTGGAAGGCATCAAGAATTTTGCCAACCGATGGGCCAAGTTCCCTGCTTGCAAAGACAAGGTTGTGTACCGATTCACAAATGGCGATAGCGAAGACGGCAAGGAACCAGATCCTACGCAGGAGCCAGGGCCCTCGATGGAGTACTCAGATGGAACACAGATTCCGCTCATCCTTTGTGGTGATTTCAACTCCCTGCCTACGTCTGGTATCTACGACCTCATCACAACTGGCAGCATGTCCAATGTGCATGACGATCTCGGCAGCCGGAAATACGGCAACTTCACCAGGGACGGAATCTCTCATCCCTTCAGTCTCAGGTCCAGTTATTCCTCGATCGGGGAGTTGTCGTTCACCAACTACACTCCCAGCTTTGTGGGTGTTCTGGACTACATCTGGTACTCGACAAACACGCTGCAGGTCGTAGGACTGCTGGGCGACATCGACAAGAGCTACTTGCAGCGAGTGCCCGGATTCCCCAACTACCACTTCCCTAGTGACCATATCGCATTATATGCACAGTACATTGTCAAGGGTCGCAAGGAAGCGAAGAAGGTATCGGAAGTCGACTTTGGACCGAGCTCAAACCGGGACCGGAGATCCTGA
- a CDS encoding Structural maintenance of chromosomes protein 4 gives MSSATPRQSTRTTRRRAPVVDESDNDENRTPTPDKEEEEEEEEFTPAPAPLKTGRGRGRPRKTAAAVAEDVAPKITAKTAKTAKTAKTTAKTTTTRRRTRATESVEPSHIGTPPESSPRPAAPAKTVPKKRGRKPRVSVEKHTIEGGQPLILIISTTESEPKSASTVESEYEIKEPSATPAADVEPSDAGDRTPRAEQTPQAEETPRAGTAVKRQRIEVVVKSEPTEDDIVQSTVEEDTVVAEPAATVQLPSQAALKLSETPDAAASTQPPPTPRKVEKVNANHTVLEKPMDIVAKRRAAAVPLSQEPAPPKQRTVITWLVLTNFKSYAGRQEVGPFHSSFSSVVGPNGSGKSNVIDSLLFVFGFRASKMRQGKISALIHNSAQFPDLDYCEVEVHFQEVMDTPSGVAEVIPDSALVISRRAFKNNSSKYYMNKKESTFTDVTKYLKGKGVDLDHKRFLILQGEVESIAQMKPKALTEHDDGLLEYLEDIIGTSKYKTPIEESAAEVETLNETCMEKNSRVQHVEKEKSSLEEKKNKALAYIKDENELATKQSTLYQLYISEFDDHIEVTQESVGQMQAQLDEELQKHQGNEEGIKELERQYKKGAKMCEQLEQRNQDFQKEVGRVDKEAVKFEEKRKFLAGKQKKLEKTKETSSYSRSEAETLAKQYAADLERYAEEMEELEQSMKVEEKELERVRLSLAGKTQGLSDEIAAKQKSLEPWSAKINEKQSAMAVAQSELDIIRERENAGAKGIAEVEAKIEALQEFKESKLAEFQECKAEKKQIAKGLQKIQAQIEELAQREAPLRSKLSGARAKADEARSNFSANQTQGNVLTGLMRLKESGRIDGFHGRLGNLGTINQKYDVAISTACPQLDNMVVDSVESGQQCIEHLRKNNLGRANFILLDRLAKRDMSTLDTPENVPRLFDLVKPKHDLLRPAFFHVLQNTLVAEDLDQAERIAYSAKRWRVVTLDGKLIDTAGTMSGGGSRVVKGKMSSKLASDISRDQVSKLEQDRDTLEQTFSEFQQEQQELESTLRSLNQQLPEIETKAQKIVLELESFDRNIADSERRIQELGAEKASAKTDKGRVSSLEKSIASMEKEISKLHAETADVEAEIKALQDKIMEIGGVKLRLQKAKVDDLKQQIDTLTEQASNAEISKSKEEKQRTKHEKAHNDAVRELEKLAVDLKKVEQDMESHQRDASGVRQQAEEAQESLESTKEDLQAVKKELDEKTAELNETRAIEIEMRNKLEESQKQLNDFQKKQAYFQDKLSKLTYQNVTDLGEEQETGEGLPTYSKDELQDLDKHELKDEIAALEKKNESTNVDLAVLAEYRKRVEEHAARSSDLAEAVSSRDDAKKRCDELRRLRLEGFMEGFSIITARLKEMYQMITMGGNAELELVDSLDPFSEGILFSVMPPKKSWKNISNLSGGEKTLSSLALVFALHHYKPTPLYVMDEIDAALDFRNVSIVASYIKERTKNAQFIVISLRNNMFELASRLVGVYKVNHMTKSVTIENKDYITARA, from the exons ATGTCCTCGGCGACACCTCGACAGTCTACGCGCACGACGCGCCGCAGAGCGCCTGTCGTCGACGAGTCCGATAACGACGAGAACAGAACGCCTACACCGGAcaaagaggaggaggaggaagaagaggagtTCACACCAGCGCCGGCACCGCTCAAGACCGGAAGAGGACGCGGGCGTCCACGAAAAACTGCAGCGGCAGTTGCTGAGGATGTAGCCCCCAAGATAACGGCTAAGACGGCTAAGACGGCTAAGACGGCTAAGACGACGGCCAAAACGACAACAACACGGCGGCGCACACGCGCAACTGAGAGTGTTGAACCGTCACATATAGGGACTCCACCGGAAAGTAGCCCTCGGCCAGCTGCTCCCGCAAAGACTGTTCCCAAGAAGCGAGGGCGAAAGCCGCGAGTGTCAGTCGAGAAACACACTATAGAAGGTGGGCAACCCCTCATACTAATCATTTCCACCACCGAATCTGAACCTAAGTCTGCATCAACAGTGGAATCCGAGTACGAGATCAAAGAACCGTCTGCTACTCCCGCTGCCGACGTCGAACCAAGCGACGCAGGCGATCGAACTCCCAGAGCCGAGCAAACACCGCAAGCTGAGGAGACACCTAGAGCCGGAACTGCGGTGAAACGTCAAAGAATCGAAGTGGTGGTGAAGTCAGAGCCCACAGAAGATGACATAGTACAAAGCACCGTAGAGGAAGATACAGTCGTAGCTGAGCCTGCGGCTACAGTCCAACTGCCTTCCCAGGCAGCATTAAAGCTCTCGGAGACACCTGATGCGGCAGCGTCAACACAGCCACCGCCTACACCGAGAAAAGTTGAAAAGGTCAACGCAAATCACACAGTGCTGGAAAAACCAATGGACATCGTTGCGAAGAGACGAGCAGCTGCCGTACCTTTGTCGCAGGAGCCTGCTCCACCAAAACAGCGCACAGTCATTACATGGCTCGTTCTAACAAACTTCAAGAGTTACGCCGGACGACAGGAGGTTGGCCCTTTCCACTCCTCGTTCTCCTCCGTTGTTGGACCAAACGGATCTGGCAAGTCTAATGTCATTGATTCGCTGCTCTTCGTCTTCGGGTTTCGTGCGAGCAAGATGCGCCAAGGAAAAATCTCAGCGCTCATCCATAATTCTGCCCAATTCCCAGATCTTGATTACTGTGAAGTCGAAGTTCACTTCCAGGAAGTCATGGACACACCTAGTGGCGTTGCTGAGGTTATACCGGATTCAGCGTTGGTCATCTCGCGCCGAGCTTTTAAGAACAACTCTAGCAAATACTACATGAACAAGAAGGAGTCTACCTTTACTGACGTCACGAAGTACTTGAAGGGTAAAGGCGTGGATCTGGATCACAAGCGTTTCCTGATCTTGCAGGGTGAAGTCGAATCGATTGCGCAGATGAAACCGAAAGCGCTCACCGAGCACGACGATGGCCTTCTCGAGTACTTGGAGGATATCATCGGCACCTCCAAGTACAAGACACCAATTGAAGAGTCTGCTGCTGAAGTTGAAACGCTGAATGAGACTTGTATGGAGAAGAACAGTCGAGTGCAGCACGTTGAGAAGGAGAAAAGTAGCCttgaggagaagaagaacaaggcCCTTGCGTATATCAAGGACGAAAACGAACTCGCTACTAAgcagtctactctgtaccAGCTCTACATCTCAGAATTCGACGATCATATCGAGGTCACACAGGAGTCGGTCGGTCAGATGCAAGCTCAGCTGGACGAAGAGTTGCAAAAGCACCAGGGCAACGAAGAGGGTATCAAGGAGCTGGAGCGGCAATACAAGAAAGGGGCCAAGATGTGTGAGCAGCTCGAGCAGCGAAACCAGGACTTCCAGAAGGAAGTCGGCCGTGTCGACAAAGAGGCAGTGAAATTtgaagagaagaggaagTTCTTGGCTGGaaagcagaagaagctcgAAAAGACAAAGGAAACGAGCAGCTACAGCAGATCAGAAGCCGAGACCCTTGCGAAGCAGTACGCTGCAGATCTGGAACGATATGCCGAAGAAATGGAGGAGTTAGAACAGAGCATGAAGGTTGAAGAGAAGGAGCTTGAACGCGTGCGTCTGAGTCTGGCCGGAAAGACGCAAGGTCTCTCAGATGAGATTGCAGCGAAACAGAAGTCGTTGGAGCCATGGAGCGCGAAGATTAACGAAAAGCAGTCTGCTATGGCTGTTGCGCAAAGTGAACTCGACATCATCCGCGAGCGTGAGAACGCCGGAGCCAAGGGTATTGCCGAGGTCGAAGCAAAGATCGAAGCGCTACAAGAATTCAAAGAGAGCAAGCTTGCTGAGTTTCAAGAGTGCAAGGCTGAGAAGAAGCAAATTGCAAAGGGGTTGCAAAAGATTCAAGCTCAGATTGAAGAATTGGCACAGAGAGAAGCGCCTTTACGATCGAAGCTGTCAGGTGCGCGCGCAAAGGCTGACGAAGCTCGCTCAAATTTCTCCGCAAACCAGACGCAAGGCAATGTCTTGACAGGCTTGATGCGCTTGAAGGAGTCTGGTCGTATCGATGGATTCCATGGTCGTCTGGGTAATCTGGGCACGATCAACCAGAAGTACGATGTCGCCATCTCCACCGCTTGCCCACAACTCGACAACATGGTTGTTGACTCGGTTGAATCCGGTCAACAATGCATTGAACATCTCCGGAAAAACAACTTGGGTCGCGCAAACTTCATCCTTCTCGATCGCCTTGCCAAGCGAGACATGTCGACCCTCGATACACCAGAGAACGTCCCTCGTTTATTCGACCTTGTCAAGCCCAAGCATGATCTTCTGCGGCCTGCATTCTTTCATGTTCTGCAAAACACGCTCGTTGCCGAAGACCTCGACCAAGCGGAGCGCATTGCGTACAGCGCGAAGCGGTGGCGTGTTGTCACTCTTGATGGCAAGCTCATCGATACTGCTGGTACAAtgagtggtggtggtagcaGAGTCGTCAAGGGTAAAATGTCGTCTAAACTTGCATCTGATATCTCGAGAGACCAGGTATCGAAGCTCGAGCAGGACAGGGATACACTCGAGCAGACCTTTTCCGAGTTTCAGCAGGAGCAGCAGGAGCTTGAGAGCACGTTGCGAAGCCTGAACCAACAACTACCTGAGATTGAAACAAAGGCCCAGAAGATTGTGTTGGAATTGGAAAGTTTCGACCGCAACATCGCTGACTCTGAGCGTCGCATCCAAGAGCTGGGTGCAGAAAAAGCCTCGGCAAAGACCGACAAGGGACGTGTGTCCTCACTGGAGAAGAGCATTGCCTCCATGGAGAAGGAGATATCGAAACTGCATGCTGAGACGGCCGACGTAGAAGCCGAGATCAAGGCGCTACAAGACAAAATCATGGAGATCGGTGGTGTCAAGCTACGCCTCCAAAAAGCCAAGGTCGACGACTTGAAGCAACAGATCGACACATTGACAGAGCAGGCATCCAACGCCGAGATTTCGAAGTCGAAAGAGGAGAAGCAGCGCACTAAACACGAGAAGGCCCACAACGATGCTGTTAGGGAGCTTGAGAAGCTCGCAGTCGATCTGAAGAAAGTGGAACAGGATATGGAGTCTCATCAGCGCGATGCGTCGGGTGTCCGTCAACAAGCTGAGGAAGCTCAGGAG TCCCTTGAGTCCACTAAGGAAGACCTCCAAGCTGTAAAGAAGGAGCTCGATGAGAAGACCGCTGAGCTCAATGAAACTCGTGCCATCGAGATCGAGATGCGCAACAAGCTCGAAGAGAGCCAGAAGCAACTGAACGACTTCCAGAAGAAGCAGGCGTACTTCCAAGACAAGCTAAGTAAGCTCACATATCAGAACGTTACAGATCTAGGCGAGGAGCAAGAGACTGGCGAAGGTCTTCCCACATACAGCAAGGACGAATTGCAAGACCTCGATAAGCACGAACTCAAAGACGAGATCGCGGCACTTGAAAAGAAGAACGAAAGCACAAACGTCGATCTCGCTGTCCTTGCTGAATATCGCAAGCGTGTTGAGGAACATGCTGCCCGCTCTTCCGACCTGGCTGAAGCCGTCAGCTCCCGTGATGACGCAAAGAAGCGTTGCGACGAATTGCGCCGTCTCCGTCTCGAAGGATTCATGGAGGGTTTCAGCATCATCACTGCCCGCCTCAAGGAGATGTACCAGATGATCACCATGGGCGGTAACGCGGAGCTTGAACTCGTCGACTCGCTCGATCCCTTCTCCGAAGGCATCCTTTTCTCCGTCATGCCGCCCAAGAAGAGCTGGAAGAACATCAGCAACCTGTCTGGTGGTGAGAAGACGCTTTCCAGTCTGGCGCTCGTGTTCGCTCTCCACCATTACAAGCCGACGCCGCTGTATGTCATGGACGAGATCGACGCGGCGCTGGACTTTAGGAACGTTAGCATTGTGGCTAGTTACATCAAAGAGCGAACGAAGAATGCGCAGTTCATTGTCATCTCGTTGAGGAACAACATGTTCGAACTCGCGAGTCGGCTGGTCGGTGTGTATAAGGTTAACCATATG ACGAAGAGTGTCACGATCGAGAACAAAGACTACATTACCGCACGCGCATGA